In one window of Caenimonas aquaedulcis DNA:
- the pstA gene encoding phosphate ABC transporter permease PstA: MKGTGAHLLQAADRATERERVYARRKRVNQVALTLSLLAMAFGVFWLVWILWETVRLGVGGLAWATFSQMTPPPNEAGGLANALWGSLVMVTLATFVGTPIGIMAGIYLAEYDVKGWLGSLTRFVNDILLSAPSIVIGLFVYAVVVARYKTFSGWAGILALALIVIPVVIRTTENMLMLVPSGLREAAYALGAPKWKVILGITLRAARAGVVTGVLLAVARISGETAPLLFTALNNQFWTTDLSQPMSSLPVTIFKFAMSPYENWQQLAWAGVFIITLAVLGLNIVARLVTRNRT; the protein is encoded by the coding sequence GTGAAGGGAACAGGCGCGCACCTCCTGCAGGCGGCCGACCGGGCGACGGAACGCGAGCGCGTGTACGCGCGCCGCAAGCGGGTGAACCAGGTTGCGCTGACGCTGTCGCTGCTGGCGATGGCCTTCGGCGTGTTCTGGCTGGTGTGGATCCTGTGGGAAACGGTGCGCCTGGGTGTCGGCGGCCTGGCCTGGGCCACGTTCTCGCAGATGACGCCGCCGCCCAACGAGGCGGGCGGCCTCGCCAACGCATTGTGGGGATCGCTCGTGATGGTGACGCTTGCCACCTTCGTCGGCACGCCCATCGGCATCATGGCGGGCATCTATCTGGCCGAATACGACGTGAAGGGCTGGCTGGGGTCGCTGACGCGCTTCGTCAACGACATCCTCCTGTCGGCGCCGTCCATCGTGATCGGCCTTTTCGTGTATGCGGTCGTGGTCGCGCGCTACAAGACCTTTTCCGGCTGGGCCGGGATTCTCGCGCTCGCGCTGATCGTGATCCCGGTGGTGATCCGCACGACGGAGAACATGCTGATGCTCGTGCCGTCGGGCCTGCGCGAAGCGGCGTATGCGCTGGGTGCGCCGAAGTGGAAGGTCATCCTCGGGATCACCCTGCGCGCGGCGCGCGCGGGGGTCGTCACCGGCGTGCTACTCGCGGTGGCGCGCATCTCCGGGGAGACGGCGCCGCTTCTCTTCACCGCGCTCAACAACCAGTTCTGGACGACGGACCTGTCGCAGCCGATGTCCAGCCTGCCCGTGACCATCTTCAAATTCGCGATGAGCCCCTACGAGAACTGGCAGCAGCTGGCCTGGGCGGGGGTCTTCATCATCACGCTGGCCGTGCTGGGGCTGAACATCGTCGCCCGCCTGGTCACGCGCAACAGGACCTGA
- the pstB gene encoding phosphate ABC transporter ATP-binding protein PstB — protein sequence MPSTTLTAGDTASKISVKDLNFYYGKFHALKGINLEIPEKKVTAFIGPSGCGKSTLLRTFNRMFELYPEQRAEGEIVLDGENLLTSKQDVALLRAKIGMVFQKPTPFPMSIYDNIAFGVRLFENLGATDMDERVEWALRKAALWGEVRDKLGQSGSGLSGGQQQRLCIARGIAIKPEVLLLDEPCSALDPISTAKIEELIAELKADYTVVIVTHNMQQAARCSDYTAYMYLGDLVEVGETEQIFFKPKRKETEDYITGRFG from the coding sequence ATGCCAAGCACCACCCTCACCGCCGGCGACACCGCCTCCAAGATCTCGGTCAAGGACCTGAACTTCTACTACGGCAAGTTCCACGCCCTGAAGGGCATCAACCTGGAAATCCCGGAAAAGAAGGTCACGGCCTTCATCGGGCCGTCGGGCTGCGGCAAGTCCACGTTGCTGCGCACCTTCAACCGCATGTTCGAGCTCTATCCCGAGCAGCGCGCGGAAGGCGAGATCGTGCTGGACGGCGAGAACCTGCTCACCTCGAAGCAGGACGTCGCCTTGCTGCGCGCGAAGATCGGCATGGTGTTCCAGAAGCCCACGCCGTTCCCGATGTCGATCTACGACAACATTGCCTTCGGCGTGCGCCTCTTCGAAAATCTGGGCGCCACCGACATGGACGAACGCGTCGAGTGGGCGTTGCGCAAGGCCGCGCTGTGGGGCGAGGTGCGCGACAAGCTGGGGCAGAGCGGCTCGGGCCTGTCCGGCGGCCAGCAGCAGCGCCTGTGCATCGCGCGCGGCATCGCGATCAAGCCCGAGGTGCTGCTGCTCGACGAGCCGTGCTCGGCGCTCGACCCGATCTCCACCGCGAAGATCGAGGAGCTGATCGCCGAGCTGAAGGCCGACTACACCGTGGTGATCGTCACGCACAACATGCAGCAGGCCGCGCGCTGCAGCGACTACACGGCATACATGTACCTCGGCGACCTCGTGGAAGTGGGCGAGACGGAGCAGATCTTCTTCAAGCCCAAGCGCAAAGAGACGGAAGACTACATTACCGGCCGCTTCGGCTAG
- the phoU gene encoding phosphate signaling complex protein PhoU has protein sequence MADKHLSTQFDSELNAVSSRVMELGGLVESQLRHAMYALSQFSSESAQKVIEIETTVNAMEVDIDREVSSIIGRRQPTARDLRLLMAISKTTANLERVGDEAQKIARMVLSIVEKSGTVRALPSSELRVAADLASGLLRKALDAFARLDTTTAVAILKEDDLIDREFDGFVRKLITYMMEDPRTISASLDLLFLAKAIERIGDHAKNIAEFIIYIVKGADVRHTSMEEIESAVK, from the coding sequence ATGGCTGACAAGCATCTCTCTACGCAATTCGACAGCGAACTCAACGCGGTGTCCTCGCGCGTCATGGAACTCGGCGGGCTGGTCGAATCGCAGCTGCGGCACGCGATGTACGCGCTGTCGCAATTCAGCTCCGAGTCGGCGCAGAAGGTGATCGAGATCGAGACCACGGTCAACGCGATGGAAGTCGACATCGACCGCGAGGTGTCCTCCATCATCGGCCGCCGCCAACCCACGGCGCGCGACCTGCGCCTGCTCATGGCGATTTCCAAAACCACGGCGAACCTCGAACGCGTCGGTGACGAGGCACAGAAGATCGCCCGCATGGTGCTGTCGATCGTCGAGAAGAGCGGCACGGTGCGCGCCTTGCCGTCGTCCGAACTGCGCGTGGCCGCCGATCTCGCTTCCGGCCTGCTGCGCAAGGCGCTCGATGCGTTCGCGCGGCTCGACACGACCACCGCCGTCGCGATCCTGAAGGAAGACGACCTGATCGACCGCGAGTTCGACGGCTTCGTTCGAAAGCTCATCACCTACATGATGGAAGACCCGCGCACGATCTCGGCGAGCCTGGACCTGCTGTTCCTCGCGAAGGCGATCGAACGGATCGGCGACCACGCGAAGAACATCGCCGAGTTCATCATCTATATCGTCAAAGGGGCGGACGTCCGCCATACTTCGATGGAAGAGATCGAGTCCGCAGTCAAATGA
- the phoB gene encoding phosphate regulon transcriptional regulator PhoB, translating into MKQVPRVLIVEDEPAIAELVAVNLRHNGFQPVWAEDGIAAQREIDSVLPDVILLDWMLPGQSGLALARKWRADARARAVPILMLTARGDEPDKVAGLDAGADDYISKPFSTQELLARIRAVLRRRAPEHAGDIVAIAGLALDASTHRVTWKDKPVKVGPTEFKLLQYLMKHPERVHSRSQLLDKVWGDHVFIEERTVDVHVKRLREALGPAGALIETVRGAGYRISGQIPVGSAA; encoded by the coding sequence ATGAAGCAAGTACCGCGCGTCCTGATCGTCGAAGACGAACCCGCGATCGCCGAGCTGGTCGCGGTGAACCTGCGCCACAACGGCTTCCAGCCCGTGTGGGCCGAGGACGGCATTGCCGCGCAGCGGGAAATCGACTCCGTGCTGCCGGATGTGATCCTGCTCGACTGGATGCTCCCCGGCCAGAGCGGGCTGGCGCTCGCGCGCAAGTGGCGCGCGGATGCGCGGGCCCGCGCCGTGCCCATCCTCATGCTCACCGCGCGCGGCGACGAGCCCGACAAGGTCGCGGGCCTGGATGCGGGCGCGGACGACTACATCAGCAAGCCGTTCTCCACGCAGGAGCTGCTCGCGCGCATCCGGGCCGTGCTGCGCCGCCGCGCACCGGAACACGCGGGCGACATCGTGGCGATCGCCGGGCTCGCGCTCGATGCCTCCACGCACCGTGTCACGTGGAAGGACAAGCCCGTCAAGGTCGGCCCGACGGAATTCAAGTTGCTGCAATACCTGATGAAGCACCCGGAGCGTGTCCACAGCCGCTCGCAGCTGCTCGACAAGGTGTGGGGCGACCACGTCTTCATCGAGGAGCGTACGGTCGACGTGCACGTGAAGCGCCTGCGCGAAGCCCTGGGCCCCGCGGGCGCCCTGATCGAAACCGTGCGCGGAGCGGGCTACCGCATCAGCGGGCAGATCCCGGTGGGCTCGGCGGCCTGA
- the phoR gene encoding phosphate regulon sensor histidine kinase PhoR produces MFWRLFAFLACQVAGVALGGFAGAETGAAAGAVAGGLGWFIFDGSRGARMVRWLRAGSPEPAPAMGGLWGEAADRTRRALRARDHQVVEAQERLQDFLAAIQASPNGVVLLDADGRIEWSNQTAAHHLGIDPQRDLLQLIGNLLRDPGFAAYQAGSDLTQEIVIQGRDSSPSRPMRVSVQLHPYGRGRRLLLTRDITGIEQAEAMRRDFVANVSHEIRTPLTVLGGFIETLQTLPLGEEDRARYLALMSQQAQRMQTLVSDLLTLSRLEGSPPPRAAEWTPMATLMVQCEEDARALAAMQAKDLHIEFGPPPALEISGEPHELLSAMSNLVGNAVRYTLDGGSVHVQWRDLPDGRGEISVRDSGVGIAPEHISRLTERFYRVDRSRSRETGGTGLGLAIVKHVVQRHGAELRIDSTPGVGSTFAIVLPAGRLRPASATAGTNARPATESAAGR; encoded by the coding sequence ATGTTCTGGCGCCTCTTCGCCTTCCTCGCATGCCAGGTCGCCGGCGTCGCCCTGGGAGGGTTCGCGGGCGCCGAAACGGGCGCCGCGGCAGGCGCCGTCGCGGGTGGGCTGGGCTGGTTCATTTTCGACGGCTCCCGCGGTGCCCGGATGGTGCGCTGGCTGCGCGCGGGCTCGCCGGAGCCTGCGCCTGCCATGGGTGGGCTCTGGGGCGAAGCGGCGGACCGCACACGGCGCGCATTGCGCGCGCGCGACCACCAGGTCGTCGAGGCGCAGGAGCGGTTGCAGGACTTCCTTGCCGCGATCCAGGCTTCGCCCAATGGCGTCGTGCTGCTCGATGCCGACGGCCGCATCGAATGGAGCAACCAGACCGCGGCGCATCACCTGGGCATCGATCCGCAGCGCGACCTGCTACAGTTGATCGGCAACCTGCTGCGCGACCCCGGGTTCGCTGCCTACCAGGCCGGCTCCGACCTGACGCAGGAGATCGTGATCCAGGGGCGGGACAGCTCGCCGTCGCGGCCGATGCGCGTGTCCGTGCAGCTGCATCCCTACGGCCGCGGGCGGCGCCTGCTGCTGACGCGCGACATCACGGGCATCGAGCAGGCCGAGGCCATGCGGCGCGACTTCGTCGCGAACGTGTCGCACGAGATCCGGACGCCGCTCACGGTGCTCGGCGGATTCATCGAGACCCTGCAGACCCTGCCGCTCGGCGAGGAGGACCGTGCGCGCTACCTCGCGCTCATGTCGCAGCAGGCGCAGCGCATGCAGACCCTCGTGAGCGACCTGCTGACCCTGTCGCGGCTGGAAGGCAGCCCGCCGCCGCGCGCCGCGGAGTGGACACCGATGGCGACGCTGATGGTGCAGTGCGAAGAGGACGCGAGAGCGCTCGCGGCGATGCAAGCCAAGGACCTGCACATCGAGTTCGGACCGCCGCCGGCCCTGGAAATTTCGGGCGAACCCCACGAGTTGCTGAGCGCCATGTCCAACCTCGTCGGCAACGCGGTGCGCTACACGCTCGACGGCGGTTCGGTGCACGTGCAATGGCGAGACCTGCCCGACGGACGGGGAGAGATTTCGGTGCGTGACTCCGGCGTGGGCATCGCACCCGAACACATCTCGCGGCTGACCGAACGCTTCTACCGCGTCGACCGCAGCCGTTCGCGCGAGACGGGCGGCACGGGCCTGGGTCTTGCGATCGTCAAGCACGTGGTGCAACGGCACGGCGCGGAACTGCGCATCGACAGCACGCCGGGCGTCGGCTCGACGTTTGCGATCGTGCTGCCCGCCGGACGGCTCAGGCCGGCTTCTGCAACGGCGGGTACGAACGCACGGCCCGCCACAGAATCAGCGGCAGGACGATAG
- a CDS encoding MATE family efflux transporter gives MTELRHILRQATPVLVGQLAVMAFGVTDTIVAGRFSQQALAALSVGSAVYISVFVALVGVLQVLLPEWSELHGADRPAHLGRAVRQSLYLAAIITVVGFVVLVFSGPLLYWTDVPESLQADVKAYLSALALALPAALLFRMYGTLNQSLHKPLLVTWLQALSLALKIPLSIWFTFGGFGLDAHGAVGCAWATVVVNYLLLAGALVLLRTQSLYKPYALWSRLEPPDWPAIGRLFRLGIPAGLAVMVEVTSFTLMALFIARQGTLASAAHQVVTNLAAVIYMIPLSIAIATSARVSYWLGGNDAKKARGAIRAGLKLAILTALFLSIALWVTREQVAAIYTSNPEVVTLAASLLAWLALYQVADATQAVCIFILRCYRVAVAPLVAYCVLLWGAGLTGGYLLAYRGIGPWPALNSPAAFWIMSTVALVLLAIVLPLILWRAVRSYPPLQKPA, from the coding sequence GTGACGGAGCTGCGCCACATCCTGCGGCAAGCGACGCCCGTGCTTGTCGGGCAACTCGCGGTCATGGCCTTCGGCGTGACCGACACCATCGTCGCCGGACGCTTTTCGCAGCAGGCGCTGGCCGCGCTGTCGGTCGGCTCGGCGGTCTACATCAGCGTGTTCGTCGCGCTCGTGGGCGTGCTGCAGGTCTTGCTGCCCGAATGGTCCGAACTGCATGGCGCGGACCGGCCGGCGCACCTCGGGCGCGCAGTCCGGCAGTCGCTCTACCTCGCCGCGATCATCACGGTCGTCGGCTTCGTGGTGCTCGTGTTCTCCGGCCCGCTCCTGTACTGGACGGATGTGCCCGAATCGCTGCAGGCCGACGTCAAGGCCTACCTGTCCGCGCTGGCGCTCGCCCTTCCGGCCGCGCTCCTCTTTCGCATGTACGGCACGCTCAACCAGAGCCTGCACAAGCCGCTGCTCGTCACCTGGCTGCAGGCGCTGTCGCTGGCGCTGAAGATCCCGCTGTCGATCTGGTTCACCTTCGGGGGCTTCGGGCTGGACGCGCACGGCGCCGTCGGCTGCGCGTGGGCGACGGTGGTCGTCAATTACCTGCTGCTGGCCGGCGCTCTGGTGCTGCTGCGCACGCAGTCGCTGTATAAGCCCTACGCGCTCTGGTCGCGCCTCGAGCCGCCCGACTGGCCGGCCATCGGGCGGCTCTTTCGCCTCGGCATCCCCGCAGGGCTCGCCGTCATGGTGGAAGTGACCTCCTTCACCCTGATGGCGCTCTTCATCGCGCGCCAGGGCACGCTCGCTTCCGCCGCGCACCAGGTCGTGACGAACCTCGCCGCGGTGATCTACATGATCCCGCTGTCGATCGCGATCGCCACGAGCGCGCGCGTGAGCTACTGGCTGGGCGGCAACGACGCGAAGAAAGCGCGAGGCGCGATCCGCGCGGGCCTGAAGCTTGCGATCCTCACCGCCCTCTTCCTGTCCATCGCGCTGTGGGTCACCCGCGAGCAGGTCGCGGCCATCTACACGTCCAACCCCGAAGTCGTCACTCTCGCGGCCTCGCTGCTCGCCTGGCTCGCGCTCTACCAGGTCGCCGACGCCACGCAGGCCGTGTGCATCTTCATCCTGCGTTGCTACCGCGTCGCGGTGGCGCCGCTGGTCGCGTATTGCGTGCTCCTCTGGGGAGCGGGTTTGACGGGCGGCTACCTCCTCGCCTACCGAGGCATCGGCCCGTGGCCCGCGCTGAATTCGCCGGCGGCCTTCTGGATCATGAGCACCGTCGCGCTGGTGCTGCTGGCTATCGTCCTGCCGCTGATTCTGTGGCGGGCCGTGCGTTCGTACCCGCCGTTGCAGAAGCCGGCCTGA
- a CDS encoding type B 50S ribosomal protein L31, which translates to MKEGIHPGYREVLFVDLSNGFKFVTRSCVQTKETGKTDDGRELPLFKLDTSSESHPFYTGTQKSVNDMGGRVDKFFKKFGKKPEGDAKGDTSAA; encoded by the coding sequence ATGAAAGAAGGCATTCACCCCGGCTACCGCGAAGTTCTCTTCGTGGACCTCTCCAACGGTTTCAAGTTCGTGACGCGCTCCTGCGTGCAGACGAAGGAAACCGGCAAGACCGACGACGGCCGCGAGCTGCCGCTCTTCAAGCTGGACACCTCCAGTGAATCGCATCCGTTCTACACGGGCACCCAGAAGTCGGTCAACGACATGGGCGGCCGGGTCGACAAGTTCTTCAAGAAGTTCGGCAAGAAGCCAGAAGGCGACGCCAAGGGCGACACCAGCGCCGCCTGA
- the rho gene encoding transcription termination factor Rho has protein sequence MHLNELKALHVSEVLKQAEELEIENTGRMRKQELMFAIIKKRARAGEQVFADGVLEILPDGFGFLRSPDTSYTASTDDIYISPSQVRRFNLHTGDMVEGEVRTPKDGERYFALTKLDKVNDGPPEQNKHKVMFENLTPLFPKEQMKLERDNFKGEENVTGRIIDIIAPIGKGQRALLVAPPKSGKTVMMQHMAHAIAANYPDSHMMVLLVDERPEEVTEMQRSVKAEVIASTFDEPAARHVHVAEMVIERAKRLVELKKDVVILLDSITRLARAYNNVVPSSGKVLTGGVDSNALQRPKRFLGAARNVEEGGSLTIIATALIDTGSRMDEVIFEEFKGTGNSEIHLDRRLYEKRVFPSIQLNRSGTRREELLLAPEILQKTRILRQFMYNMDEIEAMEMVLKSMKATKTNVEFFDMMRRGG, from the coding sequence ATGCACTTAAACGAACTCAAGGCACTGCACGTGTCCGAGGTCCTCAAGCAGGCCGAAGAGCTCGAAATCGAAAACACCGGCCGCATGCGCAAGCAGGAGCTGATGTTCGCGATCATCAAGAAGCGCGCCCGCGCCGGCGAACAGGTGTTCGCCGACGGCGTGCTGGAAATCCTGCCGGACGGCTTCGGCTTCCTGCGCAGCCCCGACACCAGCTACACCGCGAGCACGGACGACATCTACATCTCGCCGAGCCAGGTGCGCCGCTTCAACCTGCACACGGGCGACATGGTCGAGGGCGAAGTCCGCACGCCGAAGGACGGCGAACGTTATTTCGCGCTCACCAAGCTCGACAAGGTGAACGACGGCCCGCCGGAGCAGAACAAGCACAAGGTGATGTTCGAGAACCTGACGCCCCTGTTCCCCAAGGAGCAGATGAAGCTCGAGCGCGACAACTTCAAGGGCGAAGAGAACGTCACCGGCCGCATCATCGACATCATCGCCCCCATCGGCAAGGGCCAGCGCGCGCTGCTGGTCGCTCCGCCCAAGAGCGGCAAGACGGTGATGATGCAGCACATGGCCCACGCGATCGCGGCCAACTACCCGGACAGCCACATGATGGTGCTGCTCGTCGACGAGCGGCCCGAGGAAGTGACCGAAATGCAGCGCTCGGTGAAGGCCGAGGTGATCGCCTCCACCTTCGACGAGCCCGCCGCGCGCCACGTGCACGTGGCCGAGATGGTGATCGAGCGCGCCAAGCGCCTGGTCGAACTCAAGAAGGACGTGGTGATCCTCTTGGACTCCATCACGCGCCTGGCCCGCGCCTACAACAACGTCGTGCCCTCGTCGGGCAAGGTGCTCACCGGCGGCGTGGACTCCAACGCCCTGCAGCGCCCCAAGCGCTTCCTGGGCGCCGCGCGCAACGTGGAAGAGGGCGGCTCGCTGACCATCATCGCCACCGCGCTGATCGACACCGGCTCGCGCATGGACGAAGTGATCTTCGAAGAGTTCAAGGGCACCGGCAACAGCGAAATCCACCTGGACCGCCGCCTGTATGAAAAGCGCGTGTTCCCGTCGATCCAGCTCAACCGTTCCGGCACCCGCCGCGAGGAGCTCCTGCTGGCCCCCGAGATCCTGCAGAAGACCCGCATCCTGCGCCAGTTCATGTACAACATGGACGAGATCGAGGCCATGGAAATGGTCCTGAAGTCCATGAAAGCCACCAAGACCAACGTCGAGTTCTTCGACATGATGCGCCGGGGCGGCTGA
- the trxA gene encoding thioredoxin TrxA, giving the protein MASDLIKHISDSSFEADVLQAGKPVLVDYWAEWCGPCKMIAPILDEVAGTYGDKLQIAKMNVDENRDIPAKFGIRGIPTLMLFKNGELAATKVGAMSKAQLTAFIDQQLA; this is encoded by the coding sequence ATGGCCAGCGATCTCATCAAGCATATTTCCGATTCCAGCTTCGAAGCCGACGTGCTGCAAGCCGGCAAGCCGGTGCTCGTCGATTACTGGGCCGAGTGGTGCGGTCCGTGCAAGATGATCGCGCCCATCCTCGACGAAGTCGCGGGCACCTATGGCGACAAGCTGCAGATCGCCAAGATGAACGTCGACGAGAACCGCGACATCCCCGCGAAGTTCGGCATCCGCGGCATCCCGACGCTCATGCTGTTCAAGAACGGCGAACTCGCGGCGACCAAGGTCGGTGCGATGAGCAAGGCGCAGCTCACGGCCTTCATCGACCAGCAACTCGCCTGA
- a CDS encoding PD-(D/E)XK nuclease family protein, producing the protein MDAIAQTHRATLALDALMSQLRERMRTHGAHPARTVVLMPFMHLLPLARDAWALHSPDGFTPRFETTQTWAAQHLFSPGPDDWTGDVGRDLLTAQALLERAGLGARSDVLAQRLVEAAGQLAGAAAAVAPGRRAAWAAAARASLAQGQDAPVLALEAAVSRVALEWAAASSYPGDALFDPRAASSVDLLVVVRGLRSDAFATALAQTMPGRAELLELDAQGTPGDLHLHEALDPADEAARAAACVLRHVAAGRVPVALPALDRILARRVRAMLEDQVAISDETGWKLSTTRAGAHVMLALRASTWSAGADAVLDWLKNAPLVPANTVLAIERRVRRAGIRDWRSVRAGDFTDGQQALLERVNAWRERLQAARPLTRWLADLRSVLEDTGQWNGLVADAAGDSVISALRLQEGAALEWAELPQASRRFGLDAFTAWVNETLEAHSFKASCADPQVVILPLHQMLGRPFASMVLAGCDETRLAPSPQPEGGWTAAQREVLGLPPRETLEAELRAAWRQALQVPHADLLWRTHDDSGESILASPLVQALQQERAAVPAADPRPLVDVKAAPTARPEALGNELPVQQLSASAYEDLRRCPYRFFAMRQLNLQEADEIDADLDKRDFGNWLHDVLGNFHTAMADSWEPPGPGRRTLLDITAEEVTRAQRFEEGEFLPFAAAWPQVRDGYLEWLANHEAKEGARFESAESRHETSLGDIQLVGRIDRIDALPDGRRMVMDYKTEARPASVERVRNPGEDTQLAFYAALLHDDTLRAAYINVGERGKTDTVEQEHVVDARDMLVDGILHDLSRIRSGEPLHALGEGKACEFCAARGLCRRDFWS; encoded by the coding sequence ATGGATGCGATAGCCCAAACACATCGCGCCACCCTTGCGCTCGACGCGCTGATGAGCCAGTTGCGCGAGCGGATGCGTACGCATGGCGCGCATCCCGCGCGTACTGTCGTGCTCATGCCGTTCATGCACCTCCTTCCGCTTGCGCGGGACGCGTGGGCCCTGCATTCGCCCGACGGCTTCACGCCCCGCTTCGAGACGACGCAGACCTGGGCGGCGCAACACCTGTTCTCGCCCGGACCGGACGACTGGACCGGCGACGTGGGACGGGACCTGCTGACGGCGCAGGCCTTGCTGGAACGCGCGGGCCTCGGCGCTCGCTCCGACGTGCTCGCGCAGCGCCTCGTCGAAGCCGCGGGCCAGCTCGCGGGCGCCGCGGCCGCCGTTGCGCCAGGTCGCCGCGCGGCGTGGGCGGCGGCTGCGCGCGCGAGTCTGGCGCAGGGGCAGGACGCGCCGGTGCTCGCGCTCGAAGCAGCCGTGTCGCGTGTCGCGCTCGAATGGGCAGCTGCTTCGTCCTATCCGGGCGATGCCTTGTTCGATCCGCGCGCGGCGTCGTCGGTCGACCTGCTCGTGGTGGTCCGCGGCCTGCGCTCGGACGCATTCGCCACCGCACTGGCGCAAACGATGCCGGGACGCGCCGAGCTGCTCGAGCTCGATGCGCAGGGAACGCCGGGCGACCTGCACCTGCACGAGGCGCTCGATCCGGCCGACGAAGCGGCGCGCGCCGCGGCCTGCGTGCTGCGCCACGTGGCGGCGGGGCGCGTGCCCGTGGCATTGCCCGCGCTCGATCGCATCCTCGCGCGGCGCGTGCGCGCCATGCTCGAAGACCAGGTCGCGATCTCCGACGAGACCGGGTGGAAGCTGTCCACCACGCGGGCCGGCGCGCACGTGATGCTGGCGCTGCGCGCGAGCACCTGGAGCGCCGGGGCCGATGCGGTGCTCGACTGGCTGAAGAATGCCCCGCTCGTTCCCGCGAATACGGTGCTCGCCATCGAGCGGCGGGTGCGGCGCGCGGGCATTCGCGACTGGCGTTCGGTGCGCGCCGGAGATTTCACCGACGGCCAGCAGGCGCTGCTGGAGCGGGTCAATGCCTGGCGCGAGCGCTTGCAGGCCGCACGGCCGCTGACGCGCTGGCTGGCGGACTTGCGCAGCGTCCTGGAAGACACAGGCCAATGGAATGGCCTCGTCGCAGACGCCGCGGGCGATTCCGTCATTTCCGCGCTGCGGCTGCAGGAAGGCGCGGCGCTCGAATGGGCGGAATTGCCGCAGGCGTCCCGCCGCTTCGGCCTCGATGCCTTCACGGCGTGGGTGAACGAAACGCTGGAAGCGCATAGCTTCAAGGCGTCCTGCGCGGATCCGCAGGTCGTGATCCTCCCATTGCACCAGATGCTGGGACGTCCCTTCGCTTCGATGGTGCTCGCGGGTTGCGACGAGACGCGGCTGGCGCCCTCGCCGCAGCCCGAGGGCGGCTGGACGGCCGCGCAACGGGAGGTTCTCGGACTGCCCCCCCGCGAAACGCTGGAGGCCGAGTTGCGCGCCGCGTGGCGCCAGGCGCTCCAGGTGCCGCATGCCGACCTGCTCTGGCGCACGCACGACGACAGCGGCGAATCGATACTCGCCAGTCCCCTGGTGCAGGCGTTGCAACAGGAGCGCGCTGCGGTGCCTGCCGCGGACCCCCGGCCGCTGGTGGATGTGAAGGCCGCGCCGACCGCGCGTCCCGAAGCGCTGGGCAATGAACTCCCGGTTCAACAGCTCTCGGCGAGCGCCTACGAGGACTTGCGCAGGTGCCCCTACCGCTTCTTTGCGATGCGCCAGCTGAACCTACAGGAGGCCGACGAGATCGACGCGGACCTGGACAAGCGCGACTTCGGCAACTGGCTGCACGACGTGCTCGGCAATTTCCACACGGCCATGGCGGACAGCTGGGAGCCGCCGGGCCCGGGACGCCGCACGCTGCTGGACATCACCGCCGAGGAGGTCACGCGGGCGCAACGCTTCGAGGAGGGCGAGTTCCTGCCGTTCGCCGCGGCCTGGCCGCAGGTGCGCGATGGCTATCTGGAATGGCTGGCCAACCACGAGGCCAAGGAAGGCGCGCGTTTCGAGAGCGCGGAGAGCAGGCACGAGACCTCTCTGGGCGACATCCAGCTCGTCGGCCGAATCGATCGCATCGATGCGCTGCCGGACGGCCGGCGCATGGTGATGGACTACAAGACGGAAGCGCGGCCCGCGAGCGTGGAGCGCGTGCGCAACCCGGGCGAGGACACGCAGCTCGCGTTCTACGCGGCGCTCCTGCACGACGACACGCTGCGCGCCGCATACATCAACGTCGGCGAGCGGGGCAAGACCGATACCGTGGAGCAGGAACACGTCGTGGACGCGCGCGACATGCTGGTGGACGGCATTCTTCACGACCTGTCGCGCATCCGCTCGGGCGAGCCGCTGCACGCGCTGGGCGAGGGCAAGGCCTGCGAGTTCTGTGCGGCGCGCGGCCTGTGCCGCCGGGATTTCTGGTCATGA